A genome region from Bacteroidia bacterium includes the following:
- a CDS encoding UDP-glucose/GDP-mannose dehydrogenase family protein — MNIAVIGTGYVGLVTGTCLAETGNNVICVDINEEKVRKMQDGIIPIYEPHLDTFFHRNIKAGRLKFTTNLAEAVASAKIIFLALPTPPGEDGSADLSYILGAANDLGKIISDYKVIVDKSTVPVGTAEKVKKEFSKHSNCDVDIVSNPEFLREGFAVDDFMKPDRVVIGTSSERAKKIMEELYKPYVRQGNPILFMDEKSAELTKYAANAFLATKITFMNEIANLCEKLGADVDAVRIGIGSDDRIGKRFLFPGIGYGGSCFPKDVQALEKSASDANYDFQILTSVMRVNEKQKTIIVPKIKNYFSNNLKGKKIALWGLAFKPDTDDIREAPALYIIDELLKAGAIISAFDPEAMENVKKLLGDKISFANDHYDALKDADALLIATEWSLFRTPDFEKVSSLLKNKVIFDGRNLYSNQQMKELGYYYCSIGREIVK; from the coding sequence ATGAATATTGCAGTTATAGGAACCGGATATGTAGGATTGGTAACAGGGACGTGCCTTGCCGAAACAGGAAACAATGTAATTTGTGTTGATATTAACGAAGAAAAAGTGCGTAAAATGCAGGACGGAATTATTCCTATTTACGAGCCTCATTTGGATACTTTTTTTCATCGCAACATAAAAGCTGGAAGATTAAAATTCACTACTAATTTAGCAGAAGCTGTTGCATCGGCAAAAATTATTTTTCTGGCATTACCCACACCTCCAGGCGAAGACGGCTCTGCAGATTTGAGTTATATACTTGGCGCAGCAAACGATTTAGGAAAAATTATTTCCGATTATAAAGTTATTGTAGATAAAAGCACCGTTCCAGTTGGCACTGCCGAAAAGGTAAAAAAAGAATTTTCGAAACATTCAAATTGCGATGTAGATATTGTTTCTAATCCTGAATTTTTACGCGAAGGTTTTGCGGTGGATGATTTCATGAAACCAGACAGAGTAGTAATTGGAACAAGTTCCGAGCGTGCAAAAAAGATTATGGAAGAACTTTACAAACCGTATGTCCGTCAAGGAAATCCGATTTTATTTATGGACGAAAAATCTGCGGAACTTACTAAATACGCTGCCAATGCATTTCTCGCCACCAAAATTACCTTCATGAATGAGATTGCCAATCTCTGCGAAAAATTAGGCGCAGATGTGGATGCAGTCAGAATTGGAATTGGTTCGGACGACAGAATTGGGAAACGATTTTTATTTCCTGGAATAGGTTATGGCGGAAGTTGTTTTCCAAAAGATGTGCAAGCATTAGAGAAATCGGCGTCGGATGCGAATTACGATTTTCAAATTCTTACTTCCGTAATGCGCGTGAACGAAAAACAAAAAACAATTATCGTTCCCAAAATAAAAAATTATTTTTCAAACAACTTAAAAGGAAAAAAAATTGCTTTGTGGGGTTTGGCTTTTAAGCCAGATACCGATGATATCCGCGAAGCTCCAGCACTTTATATTATTGATGAATTACTAAAAGCGGGTGCAATTATTAGTGCGTTCGATCCGGAAGCAATGGAAAATGTAAAAAAATTATTGGGTGATAAAATATCTTTTGCGAACGATCATTACGATGCCTTGAAAGATGCAGATGCTTTACTTATCGCAACGGAATGGAGTTTATTTAGAACTCCAGATTTTGAAAAAGTTTCTTCCTTACTCAAAAACAAAGTTATTTTTGACGGACGCAATTTATACAGCAATCAACAAATGAAAGAATTGGGATATTATTATTGTTCCATCGGTCGCGAAATAGTAAAATAA